CTGCATTCTGCAAATCAGCAGATTTATCAATGAAAGCAGGCCCATTCCCCGATCCGACACCGATTGCCGGCGTTCCCGAACTGTAGGCTGCTTTTACCATTGCTGAGCCGCCTGTTGCTAAAATCAGCTGAACATCTTTGTGTTTCATCAATTCGTTGGTTCCTTGAATGGTAGGCATCTCCATACAAGTCACAATATCTTCAGGACCACTTGCTGAGGCAATTGCTTCCCTTATGATCTTTATCGTTTCCAAAATACATTTTTTCGCATTTGGATGAGGGGAAAAAATAATGGAATTACCGGCTTTCATGGAAATAAGGGATTTATATAAGACAGTAGAGGTTGGATTCGTCGATGGGATTAATCCAGCGATTACTCCTACTGGCACTCCTACCTCGATGACTTTTTTCACTGTATCCTCGTTTAAAATCCCAATCGTTTTTAGTTCCTTAATATGCTCATAAACGACCTGACTGCCAAACAGGTTTTTGATTACCTTATCCTCCCAGATGCCAAAGCCAGTCTCTTCTACCGCTAGCTTTGCCAATCGTTCGGCATGTGCGACACCAGCATTTGCCACTGCTTTAACAATGGTATCAATCTGCTCCTGGGACATTTTACTTAAAGTCCTTTGAGCCGTATTCGATCTCTTTATCAGATTTCTTACTTCTTGTACGGAAAGTAAGTCTTTATCAGAAAGCATCATGTAGTTACCCCTTCTTTATGCATTTTGGTAATCTCCTGAACAAGCTGAGCTTTTTTGGCTTGTCTCACTTGCCTATTGTTAATCGTCACGATTCCTAATCGTTTCGCTTCCTCTCTTAGCTCACCAACTGTCATTTTCTCTAGCTGCTCTGCCTGACTTTCAGGTAGTGGAATGGTGGCGTTATCCGAGTTAGTCAACGGTGGCGATGCTGTATCCGCAAGAGCCTCCCCTTGATCGGGTAGCAATTCAATATCAAGGTCTTGTAGCTCTTCGGTTGTTTTTGATTTGCCCGATTCTCCAAGCTCCTTCGTCTGTGAAGGTGTTTGGAGAATTTGTGTAGGTAGCTTGCGGTCTCTTGGTTGGAATGGTAAGCTATTCGGCTGTTCCACCATTCGATATAAGTTATCATCTGGATTTGAGATCACATGCTTAGAAATTAGTGTGCCAACTCTATTCACTGCTTCTGCCCCTGCTTCCACAGCAGCAGTAATCGCTGACACATCTCCTGTAATTTTTACGGTAACAAAGCCATTTTTTATTTTCTCCAACCCAATCAAGGTAACATTAGCTGCCTTCATGGCCGCATCCGCTGCTTCTATAGACGCCAACAGCCCTTTTACCTCAATGAGTCCTAAAGCATTTTTTCTCATAGGATCACCTTATTACTTAATAACTTTGTGGATTTTCTGCAACGTATTGGACGGCATCGGCAAATGCATCACATGCTGCCTTACAAGCGGATTGACTTCCTGTTAGCAATGCACCACCGAAGTTGGTCTCCGAGGGTGGACCGTAGAATGTCGCCAGCTTAACATCGGCTGCTTTCAAGGCAGCATCAAGGGCATACATTGCTTCTAAAGGAGGTGCAATCAGGTAGGCAATAGCTTCTGCATCCTCTAAATTTGCCATCTTGGACAAATATGTTCCTGGTCGAGAAACACAATGAGCAAAGTAAGCGATAGAATCATCATCATTAGCACTGACAAAATGAGCTCCATTATGAATGAAGTCGACCGCTGTATGTAAGCCACTTCGAATTTCTGCTGGATTTGGACCAGCCAATATTCCTATTACTTCTCCCGCCAGCTTCGAATTGGCATTGGCAGCTCCTGCATACATTGATTTGGCATATACGACATCAACGGCTGCCTCCTTTGTCGCTTCATCCAAAGCAGTATAGGTTACATCGTCGCTGTCAGCCGTTATAATCCCTAAGCTTTTTTGGTTGGGTTGTAGCTGAAATGCTTTTACCATATCGGGAGCTACATTTGGGATGATTTTTACACTCAACACATTCGCCCGAAGTGCATCATTCTTCATTTAAAAATTCCCTCCTAAGGACAATGGGGAGTTTATAGTTTTAAATCGATTCCGCTCGCTTTTTTCTCCAGCATAGTCTTAATCAGCTCTGCAATATGGGCACCCGCTTCTACAGGGGGTGTTCCGCCCTTATGGATATTGGAGATAACTGTGCGGCGTGCTTCTGGCATATTAATCGTTGCCTTGTAAGCGATATAAGCACTCATCGACTCTGCTGTGACCAGACCTGGACGCTCACCGATTAATACACAGGTTACGTCTGCTCCAAGTATCTCGGAGATTTGATCCATAGCGCCAACACGGCCTAATTTCACAAAAAATGGTGTTCCCACCTGAATTTTATACCCCTCTAATCCTTGTATGATCGCTGGCAAAATATCCTTTGCATTCGCTTCTACCGCAGCAGAGCTTAGCCCATCAGACACATAGATTTGAACTTGGGGCTGCTTCTGACAGTTTTCCTTAATCTTTTGCAAGCCCTCTTCAGATATTTTTCGTCCCAAATCCGGTCTGGTTAAATATTCATCCTTATCCTTACAAAGAGTCTGTACGCTAAAGAGATTCATCTCTTGTAAGAACTGTTCATCTACATGTGAAAACACAGCGTCCTGTGCCGCAGCATGGTCCGCCCGAAAGCGAAGCGTGGTTTCTGTCTTATACCGAGGACCTGCACGCCAAATTCCCAGACGGGCGGGGGTGCGTTCTTTCATTTTTAAATAACCTTTTGCATCTACTGGATCAGGCACTAACAATTGGCTTTTTAGATCAATTTTCGTAATATCATCAATAGCTCCATCGGAAGGCATCTGCGGTTGGACAACCCATCCACCACCGACATTAGATTCAGGTCGAGGCTTGGCGGATTTAATTTCAATTTTTCCCTCCGTTCTCACTGCCCCTTCATTGGAGGTTAATTCCAATAAAACCTGTTCTACTACTTTTCTGATGTCATTTTCTTGAAGCATGCTCTAGCCTCCATTCCTTACGCTAGGAAAACAGATGCATCCCCAGCACGTTTTGTTAGCTTACCATTCTCGATGAATCCCATTTTTTCCATCCATTTTTCAAATTCAGATATCGGCCTTAAATGAAGTAGTTCACGAAGAGTTGCTGTTTCATGATAACCAGTTGTTTGATAGTTCAGCATCACATCGTCTCCATGGGGAATACCCATGAAATAGTTACAGCCAGCCGTGGATAAAAGAACCGCCAAATTCTCGATATCGTTTTGATCCGCTTTCATATGGTTCGTATAGCAAGCATCACAGCCCATGGAAATACCGGTTAATTTCCCCATGAAATGATCTTCCAAACCTGCGCGAATGACCTGCTTACTGTTGTACAGATACTCAGGTCCAATGAATCCCACTACGGTATTTACCAGAAACGGGTCGTACTTCTTAGCAAAACCATAGCAACGTGCTTCCAGCGTTACCTGATCCACACCATGATGAGCCTCAGAAGATAGCTCAGAGCCTTGTCCTGTCTCAAAATACATGACATTTGGGCCGGTTGCCGTTCCGTCTCTGTGTGCCAATTGACGTGCCTCTTCAATCATGTCCCCTGAAATTCCGAAGGCTTCATTTCCTTTTTGAGTACCAGCAATACTTTGGAAAATAAGATCGGCTGGAGCTCCCTTGCGGATTGCCTCCATCTGGGTAGTCACATGGGCTAACACACAGTTTTGCGTAGGAATTGACCATTTTTGCTTGAAATCTTCAAATCTCTTCAATACCCGACTTACGCTTTCCACGGAATCATCTACGGGATTTAATCCAATAACAGCATCACCAATGCCAAAGGTAAGCCCCTCCATTAAGGAAGCTGTAATTCCGTCTGGATCATCTGTGGGATGGTTGGGCTGCAATCGAGCTGACAGTGTGCCCTCATAGCCAATTGTGGTATTACAGTGGGCTTGAATACGGATTTTTTTTGCTCCATAAATAAGGTCCAAATTCGACATAAGCTTCGTGACCGCGGCAACCATTTCACTGGTTAGCCCCCTGCTAATTCTTTTGATATTTTCCTCTGTTGTATTTTCATCAAGAATCCATTCACGTAGCTCAGAGACTGTCCAGTTCTTTATTTCGTTATAAATTTTTTCGTTGACCCCATCTTGAATGATCCGTGTCACTTCATCTTCTTCATAAGGAATAGCTGGATTATTCCGCAGGTCAGCCATTGTAAATTCACTCAGCACAATTTTAGCTGCTACCCTCTCTTCTGAGTTTTCCGCCGCGAGGACAGCCAATTTATCTCCTGATTTTTCTTCGTTTGCTTTTGCCATGACGTCCATCACATTTTTAAATTGATATGCATTGCCAAAAAGGGTTGTTTTAAGTTTCAACGCCGTCACCTCATAACTGTTAGGAATGAAATACTAGAGTTTTAATGATTACAGGTAGCACACGGCCGTTTGCCAGTGGTTTTCCTATATCGATGTAATCGCCGTTTTCTAAGCGGATGCTATCAATGCATACAACCTCTTTCGAAAATTGCAGTTGCCTATGCATCGTCTGACCTAACACTTTGGCAAAATCCATTTCAACAATGACCACCAAGGGCAAATCTGCTTTTATTAACGCCTCCATACCACCGATTAAAGCTTTGGCAAGCTCCTGAATTTCTGTAAAGCTTGGGCTTTTTTTCCCATGAATAGCAATGGCGACAGGCTGCCATTCGTTTTCTAATATGAACCAACGTAATTTTTCCTGTAGGACATTTTGTAAATGAGCAAAGCCTTGTGATTCATCCTCTTCTGTTAGCTTTAAAATAGGCAGATTTTTCATAGGAAAGTTTTCCTCTGTGTATGTAATCGTGCTCCCACTTATCTCGGTTGTATGCGTCCCTGCTCCAACGACAGTTGCCCGGATCGTCTCTGCAGCTTGCACCAATTTCAATTTTTCGCAAAGAGATGACTGGCGAATCGCTTGTCCTAGCAAAATTCCTATATCCCCGTAAGCTAGTACATCATCAGCTTGTGGATGATAGACATAATCTGCCACTCCGCCAGAGAAAGAAATGTATTGCGGGTGAATCCGATCATCAATTCCATGATGGGTTACAATGGTTGAATAAAATGGGGTACGCTGTGTCAGATTGACGGACTGCTCCAGCAGGCTCACCATTTCCATTACTACTTTTCGCAACTGTTCGATATCAGCTATATCCCCCTCTTTTACCTGTAAATTCCTCTCGTTGATAAGCTGCTTGATTTTATCAGCAATGTAGGTAATTTTACGTGTAGAGGGTTCGATTTTTATGAGCCTGCCTCCAATATCCAAACATCCTGTATTCACCAATTCCCCGTCGTTAAATACAGCTAAATTGGTTGTGCCACCACCAATATCTAAATTGACAACACTAGCCCCCTTCTCTTCTGATACCTTGTCTATTCCAGCTCCCTTTGCCGAAATAATGGATTCAAGATCAGGACCGGCCGTTGCCACAACAAAATCTCCGGCAAAACCACTCAAACTCTGCAATAC
The nucleotide sequence above comes from Brevibacillus laterosporus LMG 15441. Encoded proteins:
- a CDS encoding BMC domain-containing protein encodes the protein MRKNALGLIEVKGLLASIEAADAAMKAANVTLIGLEKIKNGFVTVKITGDVSAITAAVEAGAEAVNRVGTLISKHVISNPDDNLYRMVEQPNSLPFQPRDRKLPTQILQTPSQTKELGESGKSKTTEELQDLDIELLPDQGEALADTASPPLTNSDNATIPLPESQAEQLEKMTVGELREEAKRLGIVTINNRQVRQAKKAQLVQEITKMHKEGVTT
- the eutL gene encoding ethanolamine utilization microcompartment protein EutL; this encodes MKNDALRANVLSVKIIPNVAPDMVKAFQLQPNQKSLGIITADSDDVTYTALDEATKEAAVDVVYAKSMYAGAANANSKLAGEVIGILAGPNPAEIRSGLHTAVDFIHNGAHFVSANDDDSIAYFAHCVSRPGTYLSKMANLEDAEAIAYLIAPPLEAMYALDAALKAADVKLATFYGPPSETNFGGALLTGSQSACKAACDAFADAVQYVAENPQSY
- the eutC gene encoding ethanolamine ammonia-lyase subunit EutC codes for the protein MPSDGAIDDITKIDLKSQLLVPDPVDAKGYLKMKERTPARLGIWRAGPRYKTETTLRFRADHAAAQDAVFSHVDEQFLQEMNLFSVQTLCKDKDEYLTRPDLGRKISEEGLQKIKENCQKQPQVQIYVSDGLSSAAVEANAKDILPAIIQGLEGYKIQVGTPFFVKLGRVGAMDQISEILGADVTCVLIGERPGLVTAESMSAYIAYKATINMPEARRTVISNIHKGGTPPVEAGAHIAELIKTMLEKKASGIDLKL
- a CDS encoding ethanolamine ammonia-lyase subunit EutB, which gives rise to MKLKTTLFGNAYQFKNVMDVMAKANEEKSGDKLAVLAAENSEERVAAKIVLSEFTMADLRNNPAIPYEEDEVTRIIQDGVNEKIYNEIKNWTVSELREWILDENTTEENIKRISRGLTSEMVAAVTKLMSNLDLIYGAKKIRIQAHCNTTIGYEGTLSARLQPNHPTDDPDGITASLMEGLTFGIGDAVIGLNPVDDSVESVSRVLKRFEDFKQKWSIPTQNCVLAHVTTQMEAIRKGAPADLIFQSIAGTQKGNEAFGISGDMIEEARQLAHRDGTATGPNVMYFETGQGSELSSEAHHGVDQVTLEARCYGFAKKYDPFLVNTVVGFIGPEYLYNSKQVIRAGLEDHFMGKLTGISMGCDACYTNHMKADQNDIENLAVLLSTAGCNYFMGIPHGDDVMLNYQTTGYHETATLRELLHLRPISEFEKWMEKMGFIENGKLTKRAGDASVFLA
- the eutA gene encoding ethanolamine ammonia-lyase reactivating factor EutA, translated to MKEEVLSVGIDIGTSTTQLVFSKIGIENTASAFGVPRITIVDKEIIYRSDIHFTPLLSQTEIDSDAVRRIVEKEYQQAHVRPSDVQTGAVIITGETARKQNARDVLQSLSGFAGDFVVATAGPDLESIISAKGAGIDKVSEEKGASVVNLDIGGGTTNLAVFNDGELVNTGCLDIGGRLIKIEPSTRKITYIADKIKQLINERNLQVKEGDIADIEQLRKVVMEMVSLLEQSVNLTQRTPFYSTIVTHHGIDDRIHPQYISFSGGVADYVYHPQADDVLAYGDIGILLGQAIRQSSLCEKLKLVQAAETIRATVVGAGTHTTEISGSTITYTEENFPMKNLPILKLTEEDESQGFAHLQNVLQEKLRWFILENEWQPVAIAIHGKKSPSFTEIQELAKALIGGMEALIKADLPLVVIVEMDFAKVLGQTMHRQLQFSKEVVCIDSIRLENGDYIDIGKPLANGRVLPVIIKTLVFHS